The Thiothrix subterranea genome has a segment encoding these proteins:
- the hemW gene encoding radical SAM family heme chaperone HemW, which produces MTHIPLSLYIHIPWCIRKCPYCDFNSHTAPSGLPEKAYVQALLTNLANELPHIWGRKLESIFIGGGTPSLFSAESIDELLCGIRALLPFRPNIEVTLEANPGTFEQEKFRGFREAGINRLSVGIQSFNAQHLQALGRVHNRDEALRAADIARTAGFDNFNLDLMFGLHKQTLAEALDDLQQAIALQPTHLSWYQLTLEPNTLFYQQPPPLPDDDLVAEIQEAGQQFIKSSWYTQYEVSAYARPGYECRHNRNYWEFGDYLAIGAGAHGKITHPAHGTITRYHNHRQPADYTQQAMQGKSRSGEQTLTPADLSFEFMLNALRLREGFPLSLFTERTGLATDHLKAGLEQALQRGLLEFNGDHIRPTATGWQFLNVVMQLFLED; this is translated from the coding sequence ATGACCCACATCCCCCTATCCCTCTACATCCACATCCCTTGGTGCATCCGCAAATGTCCGTATTGCGACTTCAATTCCCACACAGCCCCCAGCGGCTTGCCGGAAAAAGCCTACGTACAGGCTTTGCTCACCAACCTTGCCAACGAACTCCCCCACATCTGGGGACGCAAGCTCGAATCCATCTTCATCGGCGGCGGCACACCCAGCCTATTTTCAGCGGAAAGTATCGACGAACTCCTCTGCGGCATTCGCGCCCTACTCCCGTTTCGCCCCAATATCGAAGTCACGCTGGAAGCCAATCCCGGCACATTTGAACAGGAAAAATTCCGAGGGTTTCGTGAAGCGGGCATTAATCGCTTATCGGTCGGCATCCAAAGTTTCAACGCGCAGCACTTGCAAGCCCTAGGGCGTGTCCACAACCGTGACGAAGCCTTACGCGCTGCCGACATTGCGCGTACTGCCGGATTCGACAATTTCAATCTGGATTTAATGTTCGGTTTGCATAAACAAACCTTGGCAGAAGCACTCGACGACTTACAACAAGCGATTGCCCTGCAACCCACGCATTTGTCTTGGTATCAACTGACACTCGAACCCAACACCTTATTTTACCAACAACCGCCGCCCTTGCCGGACGATGATTTGGTCGCGGAAATTCAGGAGGCGGGGCAACAATTCATCAAATCGTCATGGTATACTCAATATGAAGTTTCCGCCTACGCCAGACCGGGCTATGAATGTCGGCACAACAGAAACTACTGGGAATTCGGTGATTATCTAGCGATCGGTGCAGGTGCACACGGGAAAATAACCCACCCCGCGCACGGCACGATTACCCGCTACCACAACCACCGCCAACCTGCCGACTACACGCAGCAAGCCATGCAGGGCAAATCACGCAGCGGCGAGCAAACGCTTACCCCGGCGGATTTAAGCTTTGAATTCATGCTGAATGCATTGCGGTTGCGGGAAGGGTTTCCCCTAAGCCTGTTTACTGAGCGCACGGGTCTGGCGACCGATCACCTCAAGGCGGGGCTGGAGCAGGCATTGCAGCGCGGTTTGCTGGAATTTAACGGCGACCACATCCGCCCAACAGCGACCGGCTGGCAATTCCTAAATGTGGTTATGCAATTGTTTTTGGAGGATTAA
- a CDS encoding ArnT family glycosyltransferase has translation MRIAASLRHWLLHSGDGFLLPLVILAFFWQLGTPALFDLDEGAFSAATWEMLQRGDFITTFLNGEPRFDKPILIYWLQALSVSAFGLHEWALRLPSALAASAWVIATYYFAKPRMPRQQAILAAVMVATSAMIVIIGRAATADAVLNLLITLALFDIWRYWEQPTRMRHFRVFFWLGLGFLCKGPIAVAIPFLVSAFLYLSNGQWRRWLQTVFHPYGLSVFLAVAAPWYILEYLAQGQAFIDGFFLKHNVSRFADTMEGHGGHLWYYLVALPFIIMPFGGLLVQLLGKKWALFPASDQLSRFLGVWFVLVLVLFSFSSTQLPHYLLYGITPLLLLLAQHTGANPQRWLTVLPATLVAGLLLFLPELLATAVADNPSPYWQGLLAQSQKVTGTTYRAAAGIYLFALLALLFWPRVQNYWRLLGVAVLQTLFLVSVLIPVVAYTQQSAVKDAARFARHHIMGSTVVMDGVNMPSFTVYRQAITPKRAPQPGEYVFSKDGHLQPDEEYVVVFRQGGLVLAKRLVKP, from the coding sequence ATGCGCATCGCGGCAAGCCTGCGGCATTGGCTGCTACACAGTGGGGATGGCTTCCTGCTACCGTTGGTCATTCTGGCATTTTTTTGGCAGTTGGGAACACCCGCGCTGTTCGATCTTGACGAAGGCGCATTCAGTGCAGCAACGTGGGAAATGCTTCAGCGTGGTGATTTCATTACCACCTTTTTGAATGGTGAGCCGCGTTTTGACAAGCCCATTCTGATTTATTGGCTGCAAGCGCTGAGTGTTTCCGCATTCGGCTTGCACGAATGGGCATTGCGTTTGCCTTCCGCGTTAGCCGCTAGTGCGTGGGTCATCGCAACTTATTATTTCGCGAAACCTCGGATGCCGCGTCAGCAAGCCATACTCGCGGCGGTGATGGTGGCGACCTCTGCGATGATCGTGATTATTGGGCGAGCGGCGACGGCGGATGCGGTACTTAATTTATTAATCACGCTGGCACTGTTCGATATTTGGCGCTATTGGGAACAGCCAACGCGGATGCGGCATTTCCGGGTATTTTTCTGGCTAGGCTTGGGCTTTTTGTGTAAAGGGCCGATTGCGGTAGCGATTCCTTTTCTGGTGAGTGCATTTTTGTATCTGAGCAATGGGCAATGGCGGCGCTGGTTGCAAACGGTTTTCCATCCTTATGGGTTAAGCGTGTTTCTGGCGGTCGCTGCACCTTGGTATATCCTCGAATATTTGGCACAAGGGCAGGCATTCATTGACGGTTTTTTTCTGAAACACAATGTCAGCCGTTTTGCGGATACGATGGAAGGACACGGCGGGCATCTGTGGTATTACTTGGTGGCGTTACCGTTCATTATTATGCCATTTGGTGGCTTGCTGGTGCAGTTGCTGGGGAAGAAATGGGCGTTATTTCCAGCAAGTGATCAGCTTTCACGTTTTCTTGGCGTGTGGTTTGTATTGGTCTTGGTGTTGTTCTCATTTTCCAGCACGCAATTGCCGCATTATTTGTTGTATGGCATTACGCCATTATTGCTGTTGCTGGCACAACACACGGGGGCAAATCCGCAGCGTTGGTTAACGGTGTTGCCTGCTACGCTAGTCGCGGGGTTATTGCTGTTTTTGCCGGAATTATTGGCAACCGCTGTGGCTGATAATCCCTCACCGTATTGGCAAGGTTTGTTAGCGCAATCGCAAAAAGTAACCGGAACAACCTACCGTGCAGCAGCAGGGATTTACTTGTTCGCCTTACTTGCCTTGCTGTTCTGGCCTAGGGTGCAAAATTATTGGCGCTTGCTTGGCGTGGCAGTATTGCAAACCTTATTTTTGGTCAGTGTGTTGATTCCCGTGGTGGCGTATACCCAGCAAAGCGCGGTGAAAGATGCCGCACGTTTTGCTCGTCACCACATTATGGGTTCAACGGTGGTAATGGATGGTGTGAATATGCCCAGTTTTACCGTTTACCGCCAAGCCATTACCCCGAAACGAGCGCCACAACCGGGGGAATACGTGTTCTCTAAAGACGGGCATCTGCAACCTGACGAGGAATACGTGGTGGTGTTTCGTCAGGGCGGATTGGTGTTAGCCAAACGGCTCGTTAAACCATGA
- the lptF gene encoding LPS export ABC transporter permease LptF: protein MSIINRYLFKEIALSFAATLLVLTLIIVGNTFVRLLADASTGNLPTDLVGSLLGYGSLKQLIRLIPVALLIGMMLAFSRLYRDSEMSALRAAGVAPRHFYRAIFSFVLPLTLVLALLVIFASPWLESNTAKLRSEISERPEAAGIPPGEFVSSGSAERNYTALAESIDASRTVMERFFIRVQSGSSEVLIWAKSAVLFIDSGSGERVLQISDGYRYESNPEQGGMTVIRFGEHSIRIPLKNSGEMDSLAAMPTLELWQQTDNESQAEFQWRIAIILSAPLLALLAFPLSYTAPRQGRYSKIAVAILIYAVYASVLGTMRGMIARGDFPPLLGLWWIHLLVLGLALWLLRKYYGKPA from the coding sequence ATGAGTATTATTAATCGCTACCTGTTCAAAGAAATCGCCCTCAGTTTTGCTGCCACATTGTTGGTGTTAACGCTGATTATTGTTGGCAATACGTTCGTGCGCTTGCTGGCAGATGCCAGCACCGGCAACTTACCTACCGATTTGGTTGGGAGCTTGTTGGGGTACGGCTCACTAAAACAACTGATTCGTCTGATTCCTGTCGCCTTGCTGATTGGGATGATGTTAGCTTTCAGCCGTTTGTATCGTGACTCGGAAATGTCGGCATTACGCGCAGCAGGCGTTGCTCCACGTCACTTTTACCGTGCCATTTTTAGCTTTGTATTGCCACTCACCTTAGTACTGGCGTTACTGGTTATCTTTGCTTCACCTTGGTTGGAAAGTAATACCGCAAAATTACGCAGCGAAATCAGTGAACGCCCAGAAGCGGCTGGTATTCCCCCCGGTGAATTCGTTAGTTCCGGTTCAGCCGAACGCAATTACACCGCGCTTGCCGAAAGTATCGACGCGAGCCGCACCGTGATGGAACGCTTTTTCATCCGCGTGCAAAGCGGCAGCAGTGAAGTGCTTATTTGGGCAAAATCAGCGGTACTGTTCATTGATTCCGGCAGCGGCGAACGGGTATTGCAAATCAGCGATGGCTACCGCTACGAATCTAATCCCGAACAAGGGGGAATGACGGTGATTCGCTTTGGGGAACACAGCATTCGCATTCCGCTGAAAAATAGCGGTGAAATGGATAGTTTGGCTGCCATGCCCACATTAGAATTATGGCAACAAACCGACAATGAATCCCAAGCAGAATTTCAATGGCGTATTGCTATTATTCTCTCCGCACCCTTGTTAGCGTTACTGGCTTTCCCCTTGAGTTACACCGCTCCCCGTCAGGGACGCTACAGCAAAATTGCGGTGGCGATCTTGATTTATGCCGTCTACGCGAGTGTGCTTGGCACAATGCGCGGCATGATAGCGCGTGGTGATTTCCCGCCACTACTCGGTCTGTGGTGGATCCATCTGCTGGTGCTGGGGTTAGCTCTGTGGCTACTGCGCAAATATTACGGAAAACCTGCATGA
- a CDS encoding phosphatase PAP2 family protein, whose amino-acid sequence MRDEAETVAVPILIMTLLAATLALFDLNLLVFDGLNQVFRVLPDGFWANVTILGDSLVSLTLLSVLALRYPQLLAAGLLAGLIATGITRPLKLWVAMDRPMVTLGEHVHFIGSLELHNFSFPSGHTTAAFVLAGVITLVTQHKRLGMGFFGLALLVGASRMAVGAHWPMDVAAGAAFGWLSAWAGWKLASHWTSTATLAGQRLLAGLFLLFALMLFRLDTYYPQAFALQILIAVSATLAMLTYSWRIWCKSGV is encoded by the coding sequence ATGAGAGATGAAGCCGAAACGGTCGCCGTTCCCATTCTGATCATGACACTATTGGCGGCAACCCTCGCCCTGTTTGACCTCAATCTGCTGGTATTTGATGGCCTGAATCAGGTGTTTCGGGTATTGCCTGATGGCTTTTGGGCAAATGTGACGATTTTGGGCGACTCACTGGTTTCCTTGACGTTATTGAGTGTATTAGCGCTACGTTACCCGCAACTATTAGCGGCTGGCCTACTTGCTGGGTTGATTGCGACGGGCATTACCCGTCCACTCAAACTATGGGTGGCAATGGATCGCCCCATGGTAACGCTGGGTGAACACGTGCATTTCATCGGCAGTCTCGAACTGCACAATTTCAGCTTTCCCTCTGGACATACCACCGCCGCATTTGTGCTGGCGGGCGTGATTACATTGGTAACGCAACACAAGCGCTTAGGCATGGGTTTCTTTGGTCTAGCATTGCTAGTCGGTGCAAGTCGGATGGCGGTTGGCGCACATTGGCCAATGGATGTTGCCGCAGGTGCGGCATTCGGCTGGCTTTCTGCTTGGGCAGGTTGGAAATTAGCCAGCCACTGGACGAGCACGGCGACACTGGCGGGGCAACGTTTACTGGCGGGTTTATTTTTACTGTTTGCGCTCATGCTATTTAGGTTAGATACGTATTATCCGCAAGCGTTTGCATTACAAATACTCATCGCCGTCAGTGCAACTTTAGCCATGTTGACATACAGTTGGCGCATTTGGTGTAAATCGGGTGTCTGA
- a CDS encoding lysylphosphatidylglycerol synthase transmembrane domain-containing protein produces the protein MMTEQSNISGQRWHLALSWLVLVLFVAGVQYWIGWQSVLTPWAGFSWTQGVIALALLILSYALRAWRMYDYFPQFLSGQWLQTWRLMLIHNAMNNVLPARMGELSFPVLMRRYFGVGYAHSVSSLLWFRALDLHTILAFAVFPLMISTRLRVLAWPLLFIWMSLPIWAYLLRNQLGVRLAGKDGGFSVFMQKALHGLPNSWWAFWRSWAMTWANWVVKLLTLAWLLSQFVPDVNWNLLLTSVVTGELTSVLPIHAPGGFGTYEAGVIAPLSRMVDAKVALTAAVNLHLFVLGASLIGALIGWLIPLKAKT, from the coding sequence ATGATGACAGAACAAAGCAATATATCCGGGCAACGTTGGCATCTGGCTTTATCTTGGCTGGTGTTGGTGCTGTTTGTGGCGGGCGTACAGTATTGGATTGGTTGGCAAAGCGTATTAACGCCTTGGGCAGGTTTTAGTTGGACGCAAGGGGTAATTGCCTTGGCGCTGCTGATCTTGAGTTATGCGTTGCGGGCGTGGCGTATGTACGATTATTTCCCACAATTTTTGAGCGGGCAGTGGTTGCAAACCTGGCGGCTGATGTTAATCCATAACGCGATGAATAATGTGTTGCCCGCCCGAATGGGTGAGTTGAGTTTTCCGGTATTAATGCGCCGTTATTTTGGGGTGGGGTATGCGCATTCGGTATCGTCATTGCTGTGGTTTCGAGCGCTGGATTTGCATACGATTTTGGCGTTTGCGGTATTTCCGCTGATGATTTCGACACGCTTGCGGGTGTTGGCGTGGCCGTTGTTGTTTATTTGGATGTCGTTGCCGATTTGGGCGTATTTGTTGCGTAATCAGTTAGGCGTGCGCTTGGCAGGCAAGGATGGCGGCTTCAGTGTTTTTATGCAGAAAGCCTTGCACGGTTTGCCGAACAGTTGGTGGGCGTTTTGGCGGAGTTGGGCAATGACTTGGGCAAACTGGGTGGTGAAATTGCTGACCTTGGCGTGGTTGTTGAGCCAGTTTGTGCCGGATGTGAACTGGAATTTATTGTTGACCAGTGTGGTCACGGGGGAATTGACCAGTGTGTTGCCGATTCATGCGCCCGGTGGTTTTGGCACGTATGAGGCGGGGGTCATCGCGCCGTTATCACGCATGGTTGATGCTAAAGTCGCGCTGACGGCGGCGGTGAATTTGCACTTGTTTGTGTTGGGCGCTTCCTTAATCGGGGCATTAATCGGTTGGTTGATTCCGTTAAAAGCGAAAACCTAA
- a CDS encoding phosphatase PAP2 family protein: MNVWQRYPRIWQWFNTVVASTVVFWLSDWDLQIAQSFRRADHWLLDYFPLWKILFYDGVKIIAMVVLFGSLLAILIGSLRQQYRLRLAAIYVLLVFLLGPGLLVNTVFKDHWGRPRPVQVAELGGQERYVPPGYFVANGEGRSFPSGHSSIGFAFVAFWFLWRERKPQWARLALAFSVTLGAVIGVTRMAAGGHFLSDVMWSAWVVLFAAWLLYYPLMRMAERDPLDKA; this comes from the coding sequence GTGAACGTTTGGCAGCGTTATCCGCGCATCTGGCAATGGTTTAATACTGTCGTGGCTTCAACGGTGGTGTTTTGGTTATCCGATTGGGATTTGCAGATTGCGCAATCGTTTCGGCGGGCTGATCACTGGCTGTTGGATTATTTTCCGTTGTGGAAAATACTGTTTTATGATGGTGTGAAAATCATCGCAATGGTTGTGTTATTTGGCAGCCTGTTGGCAATACTGATTGGCAGTTTGCGGCAGCAATACCGGCTACGGCTGGCGGCAATTTACGTGTTACTGGTGTTTTTATTGGGGCCGGGCTTGTTGGTGAATACGGTGTTCAAAGATCATTGGGGCAGGCCGCGTCCGGTGCAGGTGGCTGAATTAGGCGGGCAGGAACGTTATGTGCCACCGGGCTATTTCGTCGCGAATGGGGAGGGGCGTTCGTTCCCCAGTGGGCATAGCTCGATTGGGTTTGCGTTTGTGGCGTTCTGGTTTTTGTGGCGTGAGCGCAAGCCGCAGTGGGCGCGGCTGGCATTGGCATTCAGTGTGACGCTAGGTGCAGTGATCGGGGTAACGCGCATGGCAGCAGGGGGGCATTTCCTTTCCGACGTGATGTGGTCGGCGTGGGTGGTGCTGTTTGCTGCGTGGTTGTTGTACTACCCACTCATGCGCATGGCGGAGCGTGATCCGCTCGATAAGGCTTAG
- the lptG gene encoding LPS export ABC transporter permease LptG, translating into MNLLERYLWKSVLSSILITWLSLALLDRFFALLGEFGDVNPETQYGNLQALYYILLGTPRVLYDYFPTATLIGSLLGLGNLAANSELTAMRAAGISIKQIVMMTLKLGLVLVVLVFILGEWVAPHTELSASSFKLRMQQKQLAIGNQGIWVKDGNRILNIAKLWSEKKLEGVSIYEVNPDAGRIDSITHAASAERDNDGWMLYDINRKHIQTDGVAQESLPQEHVSRLIPEQVLAIAAVKPNQLAASELADFIRHQRENDLSSERFEQAFWQHFTTPLSTLVMLIIAAPFVFSFQRNAGSGQRVFIGILIGIVFFLFNRLFASVGIVYGIPALLAATLPLLVFLAGGLWMLRGLR; encoded by the coding sequence ATGAATCTGTTAGAACGCTATCTGTGGAAAAGTGTTTTGTCGAGCATCCTTATTACGTGGTTGTCGCTGGCATTACTTGACCGATTTTTCGCACTGTTGGGTGAATTCGGCGATGTAAACCCAGAAACCCAATACGGTAATCTGCAAGCGCTTTACTACATTTTGCTCGGCACTCCGCGTGTCTTGTATGACTATTTCCCTACCGCGACCTTGATTGGAAGTTTGCTGGGTTTAGGCAATCTTGCCGCCAATAGCGAACTTACGGCCATGCGAGCGGCGGGTATTTCCATCAAACAAATTGTCATGATGACCTTGAAACTGGGGCTAGTCTTGGTGGTATTGGTCTTCATCCTAGGTGAATGGGTAGCACCGCATACGGAACTCAGCGCCAGCAGCTTCAAATTACGAATGCAGCAAAAACAACTCGCCATCGGCAATCAAGGCATTTGGGTAAAAGATGGCAACCGTATTCTCAATATTGCCAAGCTGTGGTCAGAAAAAAAACTGGAAGGTGTCTCTATTTACGAGGTAAACCCTGATGCGGGACGTATCGACAGCATTACCCATGCCGCAAGCGCAGAACGTGATAATGACGGCTGGATGCTGTATGACATTAACCGTAAACACATTCAAACCGATGGGGTTGCACAAGAAAGCTTGCCACAAGAACATGTCAGCAGATTGATTCCAGAGCAGGTACTCGCGATTGCGGCGGTTAAACCGAATCAATTAGCGGCGAGTGAATTAGCGGACTTCATTCGTCATCAGCGCGAAAATGATTTGAGCAGTGAACGGTTTGAACAAGCGTTTTGGCAGCATTTCACCACACCGCTGTCCACGCTGGTGATGTTGATTATTGCCGCACCGTTTGTGTTTAGTTTTCAACGCAATGCTGGATCGGGACAGCGGGTGTTTATTGGAATTCTGATCGGAATTGTGTTCTTCCTGTTCAATCGACTGTTTGCCAGCGTGGGGATTGTATATGGCATTCCAGCGTTACTGGCAGCGACATTGCCTTTGTTGGTATTTCTGGCGGGCGGGCTGTGGATGTTACGTGGCTTACGCTAA
- a CDS encoding CPXCG motif-containing cysteine-rich protein — protein sequence MSQAITYADITCPYCHSDFGIEIDHTAGSQDYYEDCQVCCNPVQLFIHIDADGEITRIDVQPGNS from the coding sequence ATGTCGCAGGCTATCACCTATGCCGACATCACCTGCCCTTACTGCCATTCGGATTTTGGTATCGAGATCGACCATACCGCAGGCAGTCAGGATTATTACGAAGATTGCCAAGTGTGCTGCAACCCGGTTCAGTTATTCATCCACATCGACGCCGACGGTGAAATCACCCGCATCGACGTGCAGCCCGGAAACAGCTAA
- a CDS encoding glycosyltransferase family 2 protein, with product MTNSNDSISIIVPFYNEEGNVMPLVEHVSQALANFEHPWELVLVDDGSSDQTLRRLREAAEKFGNHIHVVELQRNFGQTAAMQAGIDQARGTILVTLDGDLQNDPADIPGMIEELQERDLDLLVGWRKNRKDTLVMRKIPSRIANRLIRKVTGVYLHDYGCSLKVYRASVMEKVRLYGEMHRFIPAWVATAVPSSRIGERVVNHKERLSGESKYGISRTFRVIIDLLFMWFFMRFRARPGHLFGTIGLVFALLGTLILTWLGIDKFIMGNDIGGRPLLMAGVMLVITSIQFMTTGIIAELLARIYFESSSRNAYVIRPPRKAEPEYGWHKPS from the coding sequence ATGACAAATTCTAACGACAGTATCAGTATCATCGTGCCGTTCTATAATGAAGAAGGTAACGTCATGCCCTTGGTGGAACATGTCAGCCAAGCCTTAGCCAACTTTGAACACCCGTGGGAACTGGTATTAGTTGACGACGGGAGTTCCGACCAAACCCTCAGACGCTTGCGTGAAGCCGCTGAAAAATTTGGTAATCATATCCACGTTGTCGAGCTGCAACGCAACTTCGGGCAAACTGCCGCCATGCAAGCCGGTATCGACCAGGCACGCGGCACAATCCTCGTCACGCTGGATGGCGACTTGCAAAACGACCCCGCCGACATCCCCGGCATGATCGAAGAATTGCAGGAACGTGACCTCGACTTGTTGGTTGGCTGGCGCAAAAATCGCAAAGACACGCTGGTGATGCGTAAAATTCCCTCGCGCATTGCCAACCGGTTAATCCGCAAAGTGACGGGGGTTTACCTGCACGATTACGGATGCAGCCTCAAAGTATACCGCGCCTCGGTCATGGAAAAAGTGCGTCTCTACGGGGAAATGCACCGCTTCATTCCCGCGTGGGTTGCCACCGCTGTACCGTCTTCGCGGATTGGTGAGCGTGTCGTCAACCATAAAGAGCGCTTAAGCGGCGAATCGAAATACGGCATTTCCCGCACGTTCCGCGTCATTATCGACTTGCTATTTATGTGGTTTTTTATGCGTTTCCGCGCACGTCCTGGGCATTTGTTTGGCACGATTGGGCTGGTGTTCGCATTGCTCGGCACGCTGATTCTCACTTGGTTGGGCATCGACAAATTCATTATGGGCAATGACATTGGGGGTCGCCCGTTATTAATGGCGGGTGTCATGTTGGTTATCACGTCCATCCAATTCATGACCACGGGTATTATTGCGGAATTGCTGGCACGCATTTATTTTGAATCGTCCAGCCGCAATGCCTACGTTATTCGTCCACCGCGCAAAGCTGAGCCGGAATACGGCTGGCACAAACCTAGCTGA
- a CDS encoding ArnT family glycosyltransferase, with translation MLQRHSGFALLLLLLGITAYRAWVVATNGLNLYVDEAQYWYWAQQLDWGYYSKPPVIAALIAATTGVCGDSEFCVRSGSLLLYPLSAWLLFLLTRKLFNAQVALLAAALFITLPAVSLSSTLISTDVALFFFWTLALYAFVFALDSDAWDDWILLGVALGLGMLSKYTMGIFLVSALVYVVVARRFDLLRNPRAWLAVGVMLLIFAPNVWWNWQHGFPTFQHTADIAAGSTQGALHWDEFAEFFGGQFGVFGVLLFPLLLWVIGRGQVAHKTLLMSFALPFLLIIMAQALFGRANANWAAPTYVAATVLMAAWLYAKWKTVTAVLVLNLALGLLVYHPMPLNQLLNTDLHKRLKGWEVIGAQYRELQQDYPDALLLADGRDVLSSLAYYAKPEGLRGVSWNPQHQMRHHYDLVTRLDDKQGQDFLLVTANNLPASIEPYFESVQPVGQLQAVIHLSWKLHYNVYLLKNFRGLRTP, from the coding sequence ATGTTGCAACGTCATAGCGGGTTTGCCTTGCTGTTGCTCCTCTTGGGGATAACAGCGTATCGGGCGTGGGTGGTGGCGACCAATGGGCTGAATCTGTACGTGGATGAGGCGCAATATTGGTATTGGGCGCAACAATTGGATTGGGGCTACTATTCCAAACCGCCGGTGATTGCGGCGCTGATTGCGGCAACCACTGGCGTGTGTGGGGACAGTGAATTCTGTGTGCGTTCGGGGAGTTTGCTGCTGTACCCCTTGAGTGCGTGGCTGTTGTTTTTGCTGACACGTAAGCTGTTTAATGCCCAAGTAGCATTGTTGGCGGCGGCACTGTTTATCACGCTGCCTGCGGTAAGTTTGTCTTCTACGCTGATTTCAACCGATGTGGCGCTGTTCTTTTTTTGGACGTTGGCGTTGTATGCATTCGTGTTTGCGTTGGATAGCGATGCGTGGGACGACTGGATATTGCTCGGTGTTGCCCTAGGATTGGGCATGTTGAGTAAATACACCATGGGTATTTTTCTAGTGTCGGCGTTGGTGTACGTGGTGGTGGCACGACGCTTTGATTTATTGCGCAATCCGCGTGCTTGGTTGGCGGTTGGGGTGATGCTGCTGATCTTTGCGCCGAATGTGTGGTGGAATTGGCAGCACGGGTTTCCCACTTTCCAACACACGGCAGACATTGCCGCAGGCAGTACGCAAGGCGCGTTGCATTGGGATGAGTTCGCGGAATTTTTCGGCGGGCAATTTGGGGTTTTTGGTGTATTGTTGTTTCCGCTGTTGTTGTGGGTTATTGGGCGGGGGCAAGTGGCGCATAAAACCTTGTTGATGAGTTTTGCTTTGCCATTTTTGCTGATTATTATGGCGCAAGCGTTATTCGGGCGAGCCAATGCGAATTGGGCAGCGCCGACTTACGTGGCGGCAACGGTGTTAATGGCGGCGTGGTTGTACGCTAAGTGGAAAACCGTGACGGCGGTGTTGGTATTGAATCTGGCGCTGGGTTTGCTGGTTTATCACCCGATGCCGCTTAATCAGTTGTTGAATACCGATTTGCACAAACGTCTGAAAGGTTGGGAGGTGATCGGGGCGCAATACCGTGAGCTTCAGCAAGATTACCCTGATGCGCTGTTATTAGCCGACGGGCGCGATGTATTGAGCAGTCTGGCTTACTATGCCAAACCGGAAGGCTTGCGCGGGGTCAGTTGGAATCCGCAACACCAGATGCGTCATCATTATGATTTGGTGACACGGTTGGATGACAAGCAAGGGCAAGATTTTTTGCTGGTGACGGCGAATAATTTGCCAGCAAGCATAGAACCGTATTTCGAGAGCGTGCAGCCCGTTGGTCAGTTGCAAGCTGTCATCCATTTGTCATGGAAACTCCATTATAATGTGTACTTATTGAAAAATTTCAGAGGGCTACGTACACCGTGA